CTGCAGGGTTTGTCTGGTTTTATGCATTAATGCTTACCGTTCTTGAACATGTTATCAAGGAACTGAAATGTTAAAAAGCGTGAGTTTTATATTAAAACATAACGCACAAACTTAGCGTCTGTTATTACTGCGTTTCATGGGTTACTGCtgttgtctgtatgtgtgtgtgtgtgcgcatgtatTACACAATACTTGTAATGTATTACGCAATAATTCAGCCTAGAGGGCTGAAATGTTTTACAGAATGTGTCATTCTCATTCTCATGTAAGCACGCATGTGTATACGTGTGTGCGCCGGTGTGTTTATTGTGTGGACGAACGCGTGTGTACGCGTATCTGTGTGCGCGTTATGCAcctgtgtaacgttacacgtatgtgtgtgtgtgtgcgcgcgccaCAAGATGAAACAATCAATCTACAAAGGTTCAAAATAtctcatggaggtatgaggtctccgaactcttgttttttttgtatgcCAGAGGCAGAGTTCCCGCCAACATGAATGGTTGTGCAGCTCAGGCACACTGAGGCTCCGGGGGGAGACATGAGGTAACGTTATGACTATAGGAGATATTTTCTTGGCTATCTACTTGTACTGTAAGATCTAAGACATTCACAactaaggtctcattgatgagtttcttctttccatagacttctatgttataattcgtggtttaaatgggcgcgttcataatgaagctgcgtgaaatttcagcagatttttcattctatgtcgagcacatttaccctatatcgtgggaaaaaattgccaatgtaaactatacgtaggaacccacgactgtgtacctccgacctagcgcgcggctgcaaaactttacctgctaatttcttcagttacaaataagctttcaccaatctaacttttgagatcagttccgctggctaaaagggaatttctcaccgctaaaaacatgcgtccgtgcagccgttcatttttggctcggatctctcaAGTTctctcgcggagtaatacatcaatgagaccctaAAACACACCAGCAAGAAACCTTACATACGAGTAGAATGTAGTGGGTATGTGTCTATCGGTTGTTGTAAGTCCAAAACTTTGACAAACTGCAAAGAAGGCTAACCTACTTCCCGAAATCAAATGTTTTACATGGATAATCAGGTATACAATTTGCATGgcattgacctctgacccttaaATACGACGGAAACCAAATGAACCCGAGTGCCGGTATACTCAAGGTGAAAAACACATCAAAGGAAGCAGGTAAGACTTAGTGGGGGTCAGCTAAGTATTTTGATATCGAGTGTAAGAGGTTGTGGTTATATCTGTGAAGGAAAATCATAGTAAGGTGTTATTTTATGGCCCTTTTCGGATGCGAATATGATGGaaatgaagggggaggggggcgaaacaAGCGACCCATTGAAACTGCACGTACGTCATACGTCTGGCAAAGCTTTATTTAAGACGGAACTGGATATTGATACACAATGTGAATGCTAAAATTATCTAATAGGCTTACAGTTTCATAGTATTCCAAGTGCAAGACGTTTCCTTAGAGTTAGAGCATAATTGTTCTGGGCTTGGTAACGTTAGGCAGATGGTTTGTGATAATTTTACATGGTCGTATTTGATGTGACTGCATTTTTGTACAAGCTGTATACATAAGAGACGCATTGAATTATATTTTATATCTGTCTCTGTGACACAGTTAAGCAGTACACTTTGTAAGTGGCACGAATTACTTTGCTGTAGTTCTTcttaaattttattttcttaaattcACTATCAGTAACTGTATATTTCACTATCAGTAACTGTATATTTCACTATCAGTAACTGTATATTTCACTATCAGTAACTCACTGTATATTTCACTATCAGTAACTGTATATTTCACTATCAGTAACTGTATATTTCACTATCAGTAACTGTATATTTCACTATCATGCAGTAACTGTATATTTCACTATCAGTAACTGTATATTTCACTATCAGAAACTCACTGTATATTTCACTATCAGTAACTGTATATTTCACTATCAGTAGCTGTATATTTCACTATCAGTAACTGTATATTTCACTATTAGTAACTGTATATTTCACTATCAGTAACTGTATATTTCACTATCAGTAACTGTATATTTCACTATCAGTAACTGTATATTTCACTATCAGTAACTGTATATTTCACTATCAGTAACTGTTAGTATCAATTCTTTTTCTCGATAGGCAAGATGGCAACAACAGGACATGAGTCTCCCACCGGAGTTTCTCAGGACTTAGGTGATGGATCTCACACCGAGGTTTCCCAGGTCGACAGCAACAGCAAAACAAGCAATGCTGAAGACCAGACGGCAGCACAAGACTTAGATATAGCCGATGAGAAATGCTGTGTGGCATCTAAGAGTTCAGACTTATCCgcacacatgagaacccacgaGGCAGAAACGACTTTCAGATGTGACTAGTGTGACTACATTTTTACTCGGAAATCCGCGTTGGAACAGCATCAATCTAAGCACACTGGCAAGGGCCCGTATacgtgtggggagtgcgggtaccgAACAACTCACATATCCCACCTATTTCTACACACAACAACCCATGCTGAAGAAAAGTCCTACGACTATAAAGCACCGAAGTCAGCTTTAGAGGGCCATCAAGCTAAACAtagcgagaaaccctacatgtgcggggaatGTGGATACTGTGCGGATAAGTCGTCTGACTTAACCTTGCATATAAAAACACACGCAGCTGAAAAACCCTACACGGGCCTTAATTCTACTGCAGAGAAACACAACATTGACTACCACATGACAGCAAAGCATTGtcaaaaaccctacatgtgtgcgGATTGTGGATACAGAGCAACGCAAATAACTGACTTGTCCAAACACGTGAGAATCCATGCAGGAGATAGACCGTACAAGTgcaaccagtgtgactattccgccgCACGAAAGTCCAGTTTAGACAtgcatctagcaaaacacagtggcaACGAACCtcacatgtgtggagagtgcggatacaggacaaCAGAGATACacaacttatcccgacatatgagaactcatacaggcgaaaaaccctacaagtgtgaccagtgtgccTATACTGCAGCACGgaaatccagtttggaccaacatctagcaaaCCACACTcaagacaaaccctacatgtatgGGGAGCgagggtacagggcagctcaaagGTCTACAATATACCAACATTTGAAACCCCAGTCAGAtgaaaaaccatacaagtgtgaccagtgtgactattctacaacACAGAAATCCAGTATAGACCAACATCTAGCAAACCACACTGatgacaagccctacatgtgtggggaatgtgggtacagggccACTGAAATGCCTAatctatcccgacatatgagaatgCATACAAATGAAAAACCCTAGAAGTATGTCAGTGTCACCATATTGCAGCCATCATTGAAAAACTAACAGCAGGATTCCAGGCTCTGTATGTTTGATGACCAGTTCGACTATTCTGTAGCACGAAAACCTTGACTATGACAGAACGCGAAAAGGAAACCCACCGAGGCTAGTTGTTAGTAGTCATTATGGGCCGCACACAACCAGCTACAAGTACTGCACCGCACACAACCAGCTACAAGTACTGTACCCCACACAACCAGCTACAAGTACTGCACCACACACAACCAGCTACAAGTACTGTACCCCACACAACCAGCTACAAGTACTGTACCGCACACAgccagctacatgtactgtaccgTACACAACCAGCTACAAGTACTGTACCGTACACAACCAGCTACAAGTACTGTACCGCACACAACCAGCTACAAGTACTGTACCGCACACAACCAGCTACAAGTACTGTACCGTACACAACCAGCTACAAGTACTGTACCGCACACAACCAGCAGCAAGTACTGTACTCACACAACCAgctacaagtactgtaccatacacaaccagctacaagtactgtaccgcacacaaccagctacaagtactgtaccacactCAACCAGATACAAGAACTGTACCGCACTCAACCAGCTACAAGTACTGTACCGTACACAACCAGCTATAAGTACTGTACCGCACACAACCAGCTACAAGTACTGTACCGCACACAACCAGCTACAAGTACTGTACTGCACACAACCAgctacaagtactgtaccacaACCAGCTACAAGTACTGTACTCCACACAACCAGCTACAAGTACTGTACCGCACACAACCAGCTATATGTACTGTACCGCACACAACCAACTACAAGTACTGCACCGCACACAACCAGCTACAAGTACTGTACTGCACACAACCAGCTACAAGTACTGTACCGCACACAACCAGCTACAAGTACTGTACCGCACTCAACCAGCTACAAGTACTGTACCGCACACAACCAGCTACAAGTACTGTACCGCACACAACCAGCAGCTACAAGTACTGTACCGCACACAACCAGCTACAAGTACTGTACCGCACACAACCAGCTACAAGTACTACTGTACCGCACAAAACCAGCTACAAGTACTGTACCGCACACAACCAGCTACAAGTACTGTACCGCACACAACCAGCTACAAGTACTGTACCGCACACAACCAGCTacaagtactgtactgtacacagCCTGCTTTACCAACTCCGCCGTAGAGAAATACGCGCGGAGAGAAGTAATAACGTGATCATACTttgagaagtacatgtaattgtaagttAGGttgtgttgatttgataatatgacATTCTTTGGGAATCCAAACACTGATGCgtgcgtgcgaataaaaaaaagttgacaaaaaagTTGCGTTTATTGTGGGGTCAAGAAGGTTGGATGAAGGACTGAACACAGAATATACAAAAGATTCTTCTTTTTTCCCTACATTTATTCACAAGTTACAGAACATTCAAAGATAATCACTGACTTTTTTTTCACCATAGATAATACGACTAAATATACACAACTAAAAACAATCCTTATAGTATATTAACACTATCATTTCCTTACCATTTTACACACTAGCCTACCTTTACTCAGACCTCTAGGCATGTCCAATATAATTGCTAAAATTATATtggaccaataaaaaaaaacaactatgcAATATAACACATTTACACATTGTTGCAGGGTCCACTCCGTATGACTTTTTTACTGGGGTGTTTtacccccccctccctcttgaTTTTTTGTGCTAGGGTTTTTTTCCCTAGGACTTCTGTGCAGGGGAGTCATCAgggtttctgtgcagggttttTACACATCAAACATTTACATTgctattcagggctcgaaatactttttcctgcatacctgcactggtgcaggtagcattgaagattacctgcaccagacaaattttacctgcaccactcacaatttaggaagtatggatcatactaaaattgttcaggtaccattgctatttttctttaatactttataggtggtaaaagtcaatgcagctaataacaattcatGTACTCCTTCATGACAggacattaatgtataaaacccagtatatggaccagtgcaggttaggtgcaggttgacaccagaaatacctgcacagctccaattttacctgcactaacctgcatatgcaggtggtatttcgagccctgctattaCTCAAACCTTCCCATTTGCAAGAAAATCAGgatataactagaaaggtaatatttgcaagcaaatacagaatgttaccttcacatcttgtagtctaacactggcaactgttttgttcattcttatttgaacacatttctaaatgtagtgaaccgagcccctctagatctgacattgctacattatgtaaccgaacaccacatggtgcctgctactttaccggttaccatggtgacagccgtctggtccaggtcgttgaccttatttgcgcggagaggaagaaacaaagcaaaaacagacatGTTCCCTTCTatgaaggtaacataaaaatacaagacGAGAAATCGCAAATATAAACGCATCAAATATGCATATACCACTATCTTAGCACTAACAAACTCACAAAAACATCACAACTTccaatgtttacaaatacaacaTTAGGCTTACATAAACCTAAACATAAGAACATTAAACACCACATACAAACATCAAAAAGTTTCTACACATTATCACATCagtattaaaaacaaaaataaataaataaataaaatacaaacgTAACGTTCTATTAaaaagattcttcatttttgttcttccatAAGTTCTTTTGACTTGCAATATTTTCTTAAATttgtatacgttttccgatactTATTTTTGCAACTCATGGCATATATTTGTACATGGCTAATATTTACATTTCAATTACTGTCGGAATGCTTTCTTCTGTGTAGGTGTTTATGGCTCCATATCGCAGAGTAGTGACACGGATCACACTTGGTTTTCTCCAGTTTGATGGTAAAAATGGTTGGATGATGGTCAAAAGAGGTAGCGGGAGCATGGTAAAGtcccatatatgcaaatgacCCACCTACTATGTTTTGCATATATGGGACTTTACCATGGTCTCGCTACCTCAAAAGACGATCTAATAGCTGTCACATTGGTTACACATCTTTGGTCAGTCTAGtttatgggttctcatgtgtctagACAAGTTAaacttttgagctgtcctgtacccacactccccacacatgtagggtttgtcaccggtgtgtttggcttCTATGTGCCTGATCAAATTGGCCTTATGGGCTGacgaaaagtcacactggtcacacttatatggCTTTTGCCctgtatgagttttcatatgaAGGGATAAGCTGGACTTGTAAGCTGCCCGGTACCCACACTCccaacacatgtagggtttctcaccggtgtgctttgctgCTATATGTTTGTCAAGGGTGCCTTTCCTTACAGCGGAATAGTCGCactgctcacacttgtaggggttttcacctgtatggatcCTCCTATGTCTGGATAAATAAGCCTTGTGACCTGTCCTATactcacactccccacacttaAATGGTTTGTCACTTGTGTGAGTTACTAGATGTCGGGCCAATGCACTACtctgtgttgcagaatagtcacaatggtcacacttgtagggtttttcacctgtgtgggttctcatgtgttgggacaAGTAAGTTTTtagagttgtcctgtacccacactccccacacatgtagggtttctcaccagtgtggtTTGATGCCATGTGGTTGTCCAAAGTacctttctgtgctgcagaatagtca
Above is a genomic segment from Branchiostoma floridae strain S238N-H82 chromosome 16, Bfl_VNyyK, whole genome shotgun sequence containing:
- the LOC118403050 gene encoding zinc finger protein 436-like; this encodes MCGECGYCADKSSDLTLHIKTHAAEKPYTGLNSTAEKHNIDYHMTAKHCQKPYMCADCGYRATQITDLSKHVRIHAGDRPYKCNQCDYSAARKSSLDMHLAKHSARKSSLDQHLANHTQDKPYMYGERGYRAAQRSTIYQHLKPQSDEKPYKCDQCDYSTTQKSSIDQHLANHTDDKPYMCGECGYRATEMPNLSRHMRMHTNEKP